TCTTCCCGGAGATCGTCGACGGCGACTAGTGGACTGGAAACGGATAGGCATGTAGGGGCGACCGGCGGTCGCCCCCTGTCGGCATTCTGCCGCACGGGCGGGTGGGGGCAGACGGAGGGCGGCAGCGCAAGGAGCGTACGAGTGAGCTCATCCGACACCAACGGCGGCCTCGCGCTCAGCGGCGTACGGGTCATGGCCTTCGAGCAGGTCCTCGCCGGGCCCTTCGGCACCGGCCTGCTGGGAGAGATGGGGGCCGAGGTCATCAAGATCGAGCGCCCCGGCGTGGGCGACCTGATCCGCCACTGGGACACCGCCGTCAAGGGGCTGTCATCGGGCTACGTGTGGCTCAACCGCAACAAGCGAAGCCTCACGGTGGACGTCAAGAAGCCGGAGGGCCTGGAGGTCCTCCACAAGCTCGCGCAGACCACCGACGTTTTCTTCGAAAACTACGCCCCCGGCGTGGCCGAGCGCGTGGGGCTGGGTTGGGAAACCCTCCACGAGATCAACCCGCGGCTCATCTACTGCTCCCTATCCGGCTACGGCCAGGACGGCCCCTACCGGGACGTCAAGGCCTACGACCTGCTGATCCAGGGCGAGGCCGGCATCATCGCCACCACGGGCTACCCCGACAAGCCCGCCCGGGCCGGCGTGTCCGTGTCCGACATCGCCTCCGGCATGTACGCCGCCCTGGGCATCGTCCTGGCGTTGTTCCAGCGGGAGAAGACCGGCGAGGGGCAGGTCATCGACATCTCCATGTTCGAGAGCATCCTCTCCTGGCTGGGCTACTTTCCGCACCACTACTGGCACCGGGGAGAGGAGCCCGACCGGGTGGGCATGCGGCACCACTACGTGACCCCCTACGGCCCCTACATGACGGGCGACGGCGAGTACGTGAACCTAGCCGTGGCCACGCCCAAGGACTGGGAGGTCTTCTGCCTCAAGGTGATGGAAAGCCCCGCGCTGATGGAAGACCCCCGCTTCGCCACGGTGGAGGCGCGCAGGGAAAACCGCGGCGCGCTGGAGGAAACCATCGAGCAGCTCTTCCTGGAGCACGGCCACGAGACCTGGCTCGAACGCCTGCAGGCGGCGGAGCTGCCCAACGGCAAAGTCCGGGGCATCGCCCAGGTGCTGGCCCATCCCCAGGCCGCCGCCCGGCGCATGATCCGGGAGGTGGACTCCCCCGTGGGCAAGGTGCCGGTCATCGGCAGCCCCCTGAACCTGTCCGGCAGCCCGCCCCGCTACGACCCCATCCCGGATCTGGGCGACGCCACCGACTCGATCCTCGAAGAGCTCGGCTACGACGCCGAGGCCATCGCGCGGCTGCACCGGGACCAAGCAGTCTGAATCAATGTTGACGGTGCCCCGCGAAGCCAGATAGCGGCTACTCCTGCTTCCTGGCTCCGAACGCCCCGATCAGTTCGTTGTAGCCGAAAACGCCGGCAGCTTCCTGGTGATTCGGGCCATAAAATCTGCCGTTAATATAGATCGGGGCTTCCTGAAACGGACCGTCTCCAGGCTGCAATTCGACGAATTTGGACGTCTCAGGAAACAGCGTGACCTGGTCGAAGGATATGTCCTCGCGCGCGGCACCGGTCTCCACGTTGGCGATACGGGTGAAGGAAACGCCCATGGACGGCAGGGCCCCGAACGTGGCGACGAGATTGGCATCGCCCGCATAGCGGTCTTGGGAGTTGGTATGTACGCCCACCATCGCGCCCCGCCAACTGGCGGTTCCCTCAACCGGAAGCGGGTCTTCGGAAAGCGCGCCGAAAGCAAGCCCCACGAACCAGTCCGATCCTCCGGTCGCGCCAAGTGGCCGGAGCCGCTGCACGAATGCCGCCGCGTTGTCGAGCCACCCGCCATAGAGTCTCCAGTCGCCGTCCTCGTGAATGCTCTCGACCAACTGGACGCCGCCGATTTCGCGCTCTTGCTCAAAACCATCCTGAAACAACTGCCGCGAGACGCCCGTTGGAGTAACGATGAAGCCTCCGGTCGTTACACACGCCTCAGCGCTACACCCAAAGGACATGGCAAGTCCTCCGGTCGGGTGTAGTCTTGAGGCCACAATCCCGTTGTTCGTGGCGACCATCTCGTTGACGCCCGCCAAGGGATCGACCGGTGCCGCGACTTCCCTGGTGGTCGAACATGCCGCGACGGCGAGGGCGGTAAGGAGTATGGCTACTGTGCTCTTCATGGTCATGTTTCACCTCGACTGTTGTTGCACGTTTCGCAGTTTGCGCGTCACACCCCACGCGCCTCTGGCGACTATGCCTTACGGGTATTCCTTTTTCCACACGCGAGATATTTTTGCCAACTAATT
Above is a window of Deltaproteobacteria bacterium DNA encoding:
- a CDS encoding CaiB/BaiF CoA-transferase family protein — protein: MSSSDTNGGLALSGVRVMAFEQVLAGPFGTGLLGEMGAEVIKIERPGVGDLIRHWDTAVKGLSSGYVWLNRNKRSLTVDVKKPEGLEVLHKLAQTTDVFFENYAPGVAERVGLGWETLHEINPRLIYCSLSGYGQDGPYRDVKAYDLLIQGEAGIIATTGYPDKPARAGVSVSDIASGMYAALGIVLALFQREKTGEGQVIDISMFESILSWLGYFPHHYWHRGEEPDRVGMRHHYVTPYGPYMTGDGEYVNLAVATPKDWEVFCLKVMESPALMEDPRFATVEARRENRGALEETIEQLFLEHGHETWLERLQAAELPNGKVRGIAQVLAHPQAAARRMIREVDSPVGKVPVIGSPLNLSGSPPRYDPIPDLGDATDSILEELGYDAEAIARLHRDQAV